A segment of the Ipomoea triloba cultivar NCNSP0323 chromosome 1, ASM357664v1 genome:
taacaaaatttttgaatTGTTAGAAGTTATAACAAGTAGCAAAGTCGCAACTTCATTTCTTTATACACCCGTATCACATTTTCTAAAGTCAGGGTATTGGACTTGGCTTTTTATAggtctccgcccaacaattccctaGCCACATAGTGCTACTCttactgagactcgaacccaacCCATGACTCAAATACCACTTGTTAAGATAACCGCTTATTACTACTTCGCGaatgcgcaactttatttctttataaactGTCATCATATTTTTGACAGTTTGGGTGTTGGATTTAGCCTTTTATCGACCTCCGCCCAATAATCTCTTTAGCCACGTGATGATAGACTTGGCccttaccggcctccgcccGACATGAATGATCTTTGAAGAAGCAGAAAGAACAGACCTGGTTGACTTTCCACTGAGAATAGAAAGAGCTGCTGCAGTTTGACACTTCATCATCTACTAACTTTTCCATCTCATTCCTGAAGAAATTCAATCTTTCATTCAAATCATTTGAAACCCATGATTTTTCACTCAATTTCCTGACAACATCCAATGACAATTCCGGCTCAAAAACCCCAGAAACCACACTAGAAACCCCATATTCCACCACAAACACCAAGCTTAGCCCTACCAAGAACCTCACCATCACTGCCCCAAACCCACATTCCTTCTTCTCCCTCTCCACTTCCTTTAAAAAACTCGCGCTTGCGCTTGAATTCGAGGGAGGAGACACCGGAGCAGATGGATTCCTGCTCGATCTGGGCGTCGAAAAGCTGGAGGGATCGAACAAAACGGGGCTGCGAGGATTTCTACGGGCCTTCGCTGCGGAGAATTTACCGAGGGAGTTTCTCTGGATGGTTTTGGGCATCAGATCAAGGGTGGCATTGATGCTCGCTATGCAGATTTCACATTTGCAGTTGGCATCTTTTCGACATCCGGGAAAATAGCAGCTGTCCCTGGTTTCAGAATCTGTGGTGGTCGATGATTTTACAGAAGAGGAGGGCGTTGAATCGAGTGATTTCATGGTTTCTTGTGAATGTTTTGGCTTTTGGTTTGCTTGGTGACTGAAGAATGAAGAAGATGGAGGAAAACTGTGTAGGATTTCAAATTTGAATCTAACGGTCGAATCCGATGAGATGGTTCAAATATTGCACGGGTCGATTTTATTACTAAAAGATCCGCCCAATTTGTTTTCAAGATCCGcccaattttgatttttttttttaaatacttttaattctttacaatgtagttgttgattatgttttatattttctcaaatattttcaaatCAAAGAATCTAAGTCCCGCCCACGAAGATTTGAATCTATTACCATCCATGCATTTATAATGGTAACCagatgtcatcacactacatggtagttgATAAACAacccaattttgatttttttttttgaaaaaccccAATTTTCATTTAGTTAcaataaaaatcaattttaacctcttattaataatttgattaatttctaTACGTTTAACCTTTTTTCAATTATTGTTAGTTTTAGATAATACTTATTGAACCGAAACAATATTTGTGCCTTCATACTTAACAGCAATATATAAACGAATGATATGGTTCAAGAGTCAAAGTTTAGGCTTCAATCATTATAGTCCTGATCTAGTtaatgttgacaattttttttttaaaattagatattgttccgtgcgatgcacgaccatatataatagatataaatattttacaaaaattattattcgtcataaaatagaaatacatgtaataaaaaaatagaatcatgtaatatatttttaaatagatGTCTTAACTCTACTTCTCAGCCACTTCATCCCCTAACTTTCTTCTCTTTCTGTTTAGACCCCAAAAACAGATCCGCCCAATTTGTTTTCAAGATCcgcccaattttattttttttaatactcctgattctttacaatgtagtatatattgATTATGTTCTatatgagttaattaccgatttggtctctcgactattgagatttcaccactttgatcctcgacaatttttcttacccaattaagtcatcgactttgaaaaaattaaccaatttggtctccccatttattttaccatttgatattcgttaaatcgggaccaaattaataatttcactatagtcaagggaccatttcagtcaaaattaattaccaaaatggtcctttCACTATTtagatttcaccaatttggtcctgatttaacggttgtttaacaccaaaataaacggaagatcaaattggttaatttttaaaagttgatgacttaattgggcaagaaaaattgtcgaggaccaaagtggtgaaatcccaatagtcgatggaccaaatcggtaattaactctgttatatattttctcaaacattttcaaatCAAAGAATCTAAGTCCCGCCACGAAGATTTGAACCTATTACCATCCATGCATTTATAATGGTAACCagatgtcatcacactacatggtagttgATAAACACcccaattttgatttttttttttgaaatccactccaattttgatttagttacaagaaaaatcaatttaaacctcttattaataatttgattaatttctaTACTTTTAACCTTTAACTTTCAATTAttgttagggtgtgtttggttggtgggtttaggtataaggaatgggtatgaaagtgattgcttgtgtttggttgataggttttgtgaatgctactatgggtttggaataccccattaatgagaaaacccatacccttattaaataagagtttcatccctcttcctcctttcttccccaacaatTAATaaccattcccattccacccaactaccaaacatgctaaatactttcaccaaaacccattaccattaccaagtttttgatacccattccgattccgattcccatgtgcgaaccaaacgcacccttagtttTAGATAATACTTATTGAACCTAAACAATATCTGTGCCTTCATATTTAACAGCAATATATAAACGAATGATATGGTTCAATAGTCAAAGTTTAGGCTTCAATCATTATAGTCTAGATCTAGTTaatgttgacattttttttaaaattagatatTGTTCCGTGCATATACAatagatataaatattttacaaaaattattgttcatgATAGAATAGAAATACATGTAATAAAGAAATAGAAtcatgtaaatatatttttaaaaagatgtcTTAACTCTACTTCTCAGCCACTTCACATCCCCTAACTTTCTTCTCTTTATGTTTAGACCCCAAAAGCATTTCCCATGAATTTTGATTGCCACTAGACCCAATTAGCTCTCCAATCTCCACTCTTTTGCCCAATTGACTTTGGGCCCAAGCTCCATTCCTCCGTTCATTATTGCATAGACCTTGGTCTACACCGCcatgtggaccataaataaaaaatacatttttaatatattaaaaatacattatttttatacataaagtacattatttaagtattgaaagtacattattttgtatatactatgaaataatgtaccttcaatacaaaaataatgtacttttagtaggGGTGAGAATCGATCGGTTTCGATCAATTTTCGATCGGTTAAATATAACCGATAAAATCTAGAATAAGAATACAAGAGAGAGGACAACCTAAATAAAAATGCAGTAACTATTAAATGCAAAAGTGCAAAACCTTGTCCACATATATGTTCAAATGAATTTACGATTGAAGATCATTCAGGGGAGCAGTGGTCCAGTGGATTACATATTTACTTTGAGGGCTAAATTTCAGCagaatgaataaattaaagttgaagCTACAATGTTCGATGGTTCAATTTCTGTACCCAAATCTGGAAATGAAACTAGTGAAGATGTGAGGCTTCATATTAGCTTGCTAGTGGACATAGAGAAGAAAAAAGGGGGCAAAGCATTGGAGTTTGTGTGCTCAGCCTGGCCAGATTCTCTGGAAATTCAGAATGTATATGTTTTCAGGCGAGAAGGATTGCAATcttcacaaccatatttggtatttttgtaggaaaaaaaaatgggatgaggttagattattatttttcctttcgATTAATCTTGGGTTTTTCGGTTGATTTTCGGGTTTCTCTTAAAAAACTGATAACCGACCAAATAATCGAAATTTTTTAACCTTAATAactgaaaattgaaatattcGAGATGTTGGGGGGTTTTTCGATCGGTCCGATTTTTTTCTCACCCctaacttttagtataataaaaatgtatcttatattcataGTCCACATAAcggctatgtggaccatggtctacacaataatttgccccattCCTCCATCACTATTATTGATcactattgttattttttaaataatttttttatttttaaagggAATTAGTATTTCTCTCGTGagttatatgcttatagtgtTCCCCCCTCCCCTATGAATTAATCATGTATCCACATTtgcccccctccccctcctcaattattttaaaagtgacgaTTATTTCCCCTTCACTACAAGAATgaagacatttagtgacaaaacGTTTGTGACACTTcataatttagtcacaaataataccctttttgtgaccaaaaaaataatttgacacttttgtgtgggataattgtgataacatttttttttgtcacgggtaatatgataattgtgacaagtatttGTTATGAATAAGTTGTCACTATAACAAGAATAATAGTGTCATAACATACGTtgtcactattttttgtcactaaatgcatgtgcattttggcggcattataattatggcgggaacgaaagtaattgtgacaaaatataatatcGACACATATTTTTGTACAttttgtgacaaatagttgttcgtcactcttgtttataatatttgtgacaatcttttttttgtcaataaaattacaattggGTAGTATCATTAGAAATGA
Coding sequences within it:
- the LOC116000411 gene encoding uncharacterized protein LOC116000411 — protein: MKSLDSTPSSSVKSSTTTDSETRDSCYFPGCRKDANCKCEICIASINATLDLMPKTIQRNSLGKFSAAKARRNPRSPVLFDPSSFSTPRSSRNPSAPVSPPSNSSASASFLKEVEREKKECGFGAVMVRFLVGLSLVFVVEYGVSSVVSGVFEPELSLDVVRKLSEKSWVSNDLNERLNFFRNEMEKLVDDEVSNCSSSFYSQWKVNQDGLLLNSRCTLYESISEEVSIWGWPLQTAGLLTAGYSSRSFTLLSGRLTEWSNGETSYRIMNVNSSWTQRKWSSSAVQLDPNTWILEYNESPMRENARFVSAVVEFLKFRFTREFEMLKEEFFWLLSPFKSHLRGGKSFHVPT